Genomic segment of Murdochiella vaginalis:
TCATCAGCTTTTCTTCCAATACCAATTCCCGCAACGATTTATTGGTCGCCAGCGCGGTCTTCGCCAATCGCGAAGCGGTTTCATAGCCGATATGCGGAGCAAGCGCCGTTACGATACCTACGCTGCGCTGCACCTCTTCTTCCAAGCTCTTTTTATTCGCGACGAGTCCTTCAATGCAGTGGACGCGAAAGGTATAAATCGCACCCCGCAAACCGCGCAGCGATTCAAAAATCTTATAAAAGCAAACCGGTTCAAAGGCATTCAGCTCCAGCTGTCCACCCTCGACACACATGGTGACGGTCATATCGTTTCCTACGACCGCGAAAGCCATCTGATTCACCACTTCGGGAATGACGGGATTCACTTTCCCCGGCATGATCGACGAGCCTGCCTGTCGCGCCGGCAACGTAATTTCATGGATGCCGGAGCGCGGCCCGGAGCTTAAGAAGCGCAGGTCGTTAGCAATTTTGGAAAGAGAAAGCGCATAATTTTTCAATACGGAAGAAGCCACCAAAAAACCGTCCAGGTTTTGTGTCCCGTCGATAAGATCCGCGCTCTGCGTGAGCGAAAGGCCGGTCACCTCATTGAGCTTGGGGACGATGTTTTTCACGTAATTCACGTCGGCATTTAGTCCCGTACCGATGGCGGTGCCGCCCAGGTTGACGACCGAAAGCGCCTCAATCGCCGCGTCAAAGCGCTTGACATCCCGTTCAAGCACCGCGGTATAGGCAGCAAATTCCTGGCCGAGGCGAATCGGGACGGCGTCCTGATTCTGCGTTCGCCCCATTTTTATGTAGCTGTCAAATTCCCGGCTTTTTTTCTCAAACGCGGCGTTGAGCTTCTTCGCTTCCTCTTTCAAATCCAGAAAATAGCGAATCATGGCAATTTTCCCGGCCGTCGGAATGACATCGTTGGTGGATTGTCCTTCATTGACATGATCGTTGGGATGCACCGGGTGATACGATCCCAATTCCCCACCCAGCGACTCGGTTGCCATGTTGGCAATGACCTCATTCGCATTCATATTAAACGAGGTGCCGGCGCCGCCTTGAATGGGATCCACGACGAATTGATCCAGATTCTCTCCGGCCAAGATTCGGTCGCAGGAAGCAACGATCGCTTTGGTACGCTTTTCATTCAGCTGGTGGACCTCATAGTTCATCAACGCCGCCGCTTTTTTTACCTCCACGATGGCCCGGATAAAGCGACGATCAATGGGATTTCCTGTAATCGGAAAATTTTCCACCGCTCGCATCGTGTTTGCCCCGTAATAGGCATGCTTCGGCACCTTTACTTCCCCAAGGGAATCATGTTCCATGCGAAACGCATCCACCATTTTCTTCTCCTTTTTCTTCGTTTTCGCTTTCTTAATAGAATGCTTTCGGGATCGTCCTCCGGCATGAGAGCGTCCCAAAAGTACGCGTTTTGAAGATACGCCTTACGCTTTTTTTCGTCCCCTTTACGATACCATAAAGCAGTAGATTTTGAGGAAAAAATCGTTTTCTTATGTTCGCCATTTACACATCCTTTATGTATAATAATTAGGAAAGAATTCTCTTTCTTCCATCTGCGACCGTTTTGCATTCTCGGCGCAGATTGCCTATTTTTACGGAGGATTCGCCTACGGTAGAGCGCAGATCCTTTTTGCCAACTGTTTTGAAAGCCAACTGTTTTGAAGGAAAGAGGCATCGTAACCATGCAGGAAAAATTATCGGAAAAAAAATCGAATATACAATTCCTGATCTTGGCCGCACTTATCATCGTCCTCGCGATATTTTCTCTTCTTCCTCGAAAGCCCCGCCTCTATACTGCTTATCCTCTATCCGATGGAATACGCCTGGAAGGCAAGATTTGGTTGCCGACAAAGAACGGGGAAGGCGTTATACATTTTCCGGATAAAGTTGTCTATCGCGGAGCCTTCACAGCGGGCCATCTCGATGGAAAAGCGCAGGTAGAACTGGATCCGACTTGCCTTTTCACCGGAGCTTTTAAAGAAGGCAGTCTCGTCTCCGGAGAGATGGAAGTCAAGGCGGAAGGAATCTATGTTTTGCAGGATGACGGAAGTTGGATAAAAAAAGTCGAAGACAAGCAGAATGAAAAGGATTTGAAATGAACAAGCGGTTACCATGGTTTGACTCCTTACGTGTTTTCGCCTTCCTCCTTGTTGTGATCTATCACCTGGGAAAGACGAAGCTTCCTGCCGGTTTTTTGGGAGTGAATCTTTTTTTTGCTTTATCCGGTTTTTTGCTGACAGCGAAGGTATTAGATCGCATCCTCCTTTCGGATGCCGATTTTTCCTTTCCTTCCTACCTGAAGAGTCGCGGAAAACGGCTCCTCCCCGCTATGGTGATGATGCTCTTGATCAGCACGCTATTCCTTTTCGTGGGCTCGTCCGACTTGCGCGTCGATTATTTTCGCCAGCTTGCGGGCGTTTTCGGTTTTACAACCAATGCCTATGAAATCTTCTCCGGCGGCTCGTATGAAGCGCAATTCGTTCCGCATATTTATGTGCATACATGGACACTTGCCATGGAAGTGCACTTTTACCTTCTCTGGGGCGGCATCCTCTATTTTCTGATTCACTACTCCGCCAAGCGCCATGCAAAAAGCCCGGAAGCTCGACAAGAGTGGGTTCGTTTATGTATTTTCTTTCTCTCGCTGGTCCTGCTTATTTTGCCGACCCTCCTTCTGGTTTTCGGCGCTTTTCAAGGGTGGCCGACCGCCTTCCTCTATTTCTCTGATCTGACCCGCATGACGCCCTTTTTCGTGGGCTCACTGGTTGCGAGTATGACGGGTATGTCCTCACTGGCCTATTCGACAAAAAAGTGGGCAAAGGGATCTCCCCTCCAAACGCTCTTGGCCCTATTCGGCTCGTTGGCTCTCTATATTCTTCTATCTTTTAAGCTCGGCTATTCCGCTCCTGCAACCTATCGTTGGGGCTTTCCGCTCGTGGATGCGCTATGTTTCCTGCTGTTATTTGCCACGCGCATGCTGGATTTGCAATGGCAGGGTGGAGAAGATCCACGTCCCATCCGTTTTCTATCCCGCATTTCATACGGGTTCTATCTTTTCCACTGGCCCATTTATGTGGTGCTTTCTTCGACCGGCCTGCCGCGTCCATTCGTCCTGTTGCTGACCGTGAGCATGGCGTTTTTCCTGTCCTGGTTTAACCATGATGTTTGGGAACCCCTGATACTACAAAAAGACGAAAATGCTTTGCAGCTTCCTTTCAAAATTGCAGTCCATCGTCGCAAAAGCAGACAGGTGGCGCAATGGAGCGTTCTCCTTATCTTCGTTTTCATGCTAATTCAGCTGATTACCGCCCCGCCGATTCTCTCTCTCGAGAGCCGACTCTGGTCGTCTTCTCTGCAGCAGGAAATAGATCAGGTGAAGGAAGCCGGCACAACGGTCCGAGACCAGATCGCACGGGAAAAGCAAGCGGAACAACAGAGAAAAGAGGCGGAAGCTCTTCAGGCAAAGGCCCGCTCGGAGGGCTTTTCCATGATTTGCGACTCCATCGCTCTCGGTGTGCGCGATTCCATTTTGCAGGCGTTCCCCTCCTCACAAGTCAACGGAAAAGTTTCCCGTTTCCTTCATGAAGCGCCGGATATCCTTCGCGCCATGATAAAGAGCGGTCATCTGAAAGAGATGGTGATCATTTCCCTCGGAAACAATGTCTATCCCAGCTTTGCAAAGACAACGGAGGAAATTATTTCTATCCTTCCGGCGGGCACACGCGTTATCTTTGTCAGCCCTTATGACAGCAGCGAGCCCGCCAATTCCGATTTGAACAAGTATGCAAATTATCTGCCCTCTGTGGAGAAAAAATATCCTTTTGTGACCCTCGCCAACTGGCACAAAGTTTCCCAGGAGCACACCGACATCTACGACGGTACCGACGGCGCACACTTCTTTGCCCGTAAAGCGGGCATTCCTCTTTACATTCAAACCTTGACGGAGGCAATTGCGCGCTCGTATCAGAGGCCGACAAAGAAGTAAGGAGAACTTTGTGACTATCGTCACATCTTCGTCGGCGAAAAGACTTTGGATGTTTTCCCGGTGTGCCATCATCCTCAGGTTTGTTTTCAAATCTCAGCAGAGAAATATTACTCGGCACAATGAGTTCATTCGCCTAAAAAATAGGGGACTGCATCAAACGATTTTCTTGTTTTAGCACAGTCACCTGTTTGTTTTGCGAAATTTCTATTACAAGAGTCTCTTATACATAGATAAGCAAGCAAATATTATTTTATTGCATTGAAATCATCCAACGGTACAAAATAGTTTTTTGCAAAATCCAAAAATTTTTCTGCGGCTAACCCTGCATTCTTTTTCGAATCCCAATAAATGTATTGCTGACGTGGAATAAAAGGGTCCGTAATGGGAACGTAGCCAACCTCATTCGATAAATAATTTTTTCTACTTCTTCCCGTTAATACGGCAACACCACATTTCTCTTTTACAAGGCGCTCACGCATTGCATAATCCACTTCCATGATAATCTTCGGTTGAATACCAGCAGCTTCACATAATATATCAAAATATTTTCTCGATGACATTCCAGAGGTTAATGCAATAAAACGTTCATTTTTCAGAGCTGCCATTGTTGTTGATTTTAATGATAATGCAGGATGTCCCTTCCATGCCATAAGCATTGGATAGTCATCCGTATAAAGTGGGTAGCTGCTATAGGCAACCCTTGTTTCAAAATCCAAGGGACTGGCTAGCAAAAAATCCCCTGTGTTTCGTAAAACATTTTGCGATAACATGTCAAGGTAAATAAATTTTTGTGAAATTACAACGTCCGGTTTCTTTTCACGAAAGGAAATGACAAGATCCGTCCATACGTTTGGGCTCGTGGTTAAAAGATTCACTTCCTGATTAACAGGAGGTTGTACATCTTTAACGGCAGCTTCAGCATCTCCTAAAATCGAGCAAGCATAGCGATAAAAAATTCGTCCAGCTTCATTTAGAGTAATGTAATTGCCACCGCGAGTAAATAATTTAACACCAATCTCCTTCTCCAATCGAGAAATGGTCATGCTCAATGCCGAAGG
This window contains:
- a CDS encoding LysR family transcriptional regulator, producing MELLQLKYFQKVAQSENISKTARELYITPSALSMTISRLEKEIGVKLFTRGGNYITLNEAGRIFYRYACSILGDAEAAVKDVQPPVNQEVNLLTTSPNVWTDLVISFREKKPDVVISQKFIYLDMLSQNVLRNTGDFLLASPLDFETRVAYSSYPLYTDDYPMLMAWKGHPALSLKSTTMAALKNERFIALTSGMSSRKYFDILCEAAGIQPKIIMEVDYAMRERLVKEKCGVAVLTGRSRKNYLSNEVGYVPITDPFIPRQQYIYWDSKKNAGLAAEKFLDFAKNYFVPLDDFNAIK
- a CDS encoding aspartate ammonia-lyase, with the protein product MDAFRMEHDSLGEVKVPKHAYYGANTMRAVENFPITGNPIDRRFIRAIVEVKKAAALMNYEVHQLNEKRTKAIVASCDRILAGENLDQFVVDPIQGGAGTSFNMNANEVIANMATESLGGELGSYHPVHPNDHVNEGQSTNDVIPTAGKIAMIRYFLDLKEEAKKLNAAFEKKSREFDSYIKMGRTQNQDAVPIRLGQEFAAYTAVLERDVKRFDAAIEALSVVNLGGTAIGTGLNADVNYVKNIVPKLNEVTGLSLTQSADLIDGTQNLDGFLVASSVLKNYALSLSKIANDLRFLSSGPRSGIHEITLPARQAGSSIMPGKVNPVIPEVVNQMAFAVVGNDMTVTMCVEGGQLELNAFEPVCFYKIFESLRGLRGAIYTFRVHCIEGLVANKKSLEEEVQRSVGIVTALAPHIGYETASRLAKTALATNKSLRELVLEEKLMSEKKLDRIFNPYEMTHPGIAGKEEEDSSR
- a CDS encoding acyltransferase family protein, with the translated sequence MNKRLPWFDSLRVFAFLLVVIYHLGKTKLPAGFLGVNLFFALSGFLLTAKVLDRILLSDADFSFPSYLKSRGKRLLPAMVMMLLISTLFLFVGSSDLRVDYFRQLAGVFGFTTNAYEIFSGGSYEAQFVPHIYVHTWTLAMEVHFYLLWGGILYFLIHYSAKRHAKSPEARQEWVRLCIFFLSLVLLILPTLLLVFGAFQGWPTAFLYFSDLTRMTPFFVGSLVASMTGMSSLAYSTKKWAKGSPLQTLLALFGSLALYILLSFKLGYSAPATYRWGFPLVDALCFLLLFATRMLDLQWQGGEDPRPIRFLSRISYGFYLFHWPIYVVLSSTGLPRPFVLLLTVSMAFFLSWFNHDVWEPLILQKDENALQLPFKIAVHRRKSRQVAQWSVLLIFVFMLIQLITAPPILSLESRLWSSSLQQEIDQVKEAGTTVRDQIAREKQAEQQRKEAEALQAKARSEGFSMICDSIALGVRDSILQAFPSSQVNGKVSRFLHEAPDILRAMIKSGHLKEMVIISLGNNVYPSFAKTTEEIISILPAGTRVIFVSPYDSSEPANSDLNKYANYLPSVEKKYPFVTLANWHKVSQEHTDIYDGTDGAHFFARKAGIPLYIQTLTEAIARSYQRPTKK